The Paenibacillus macerans genome includes a window with the following:
- a CDS encoding PTS glucose transporter subunit IIA, with protein sequence MFDIELIQQAGYPFVTPVIVPVGQELVKRVDILQNSNDDTRPDIDLLRIVL encoded by the coding sequence ATGTTTGATATCGAGCTTATTCAACAGGCCGGTTATCCATTCGTGACGCCGGTCATTGTACCGGTTGGCCAAGAGTTAGTTAAGCGAGTTGACATCTTACAGAATAGTAACGATGATACACGGCCTGACATCGATTTGTTGCGTATTGTTTTATGA
- a CDS encoding GntR family transcriptional regulator, whose amino-acid sequence MSIKDEIMKSLKTEILTLKLKPGAILSETALSERFRISRTPLRDVLKQLSLESYIDIYPKKGNLVSFIDLESVEQMIYLRSVLEKEISKDLSAHLPLKGVHELREILDKQQAVIDEDEDSERFLGLDDAFHQSLFQLAGREFLWNLIQQTSVHYARYRRLHMLRKEKLVDIHKEHQTILEMMMHKELDKLDELIDHHLREDINSRYLQENFSEYIKA is encoded by the coding sequence ATGTCCATTAAAGATGAGATCATGAAATCACTAAAAACCGAAATCCTTACCCTAAAGCTAAAACCCGGCGCCATTCTTAGCGAGACCGCCCTGTCCGAACGTTTCCGGATCTCCAGGACCCCGCTTCGCGATGTGCTGAAGCAGCTCAGTCTGGAATCCTATATCGATATCTATCCCAAAAAAGGCAACCTTGTTTCCTTTATTGATTTGGAGTCGGTCGAACAAATGATTTATTTGCGAAGCGTGCTCGAAAAAGAAATCAGCAAAGATTTGTCCGCCCATCTCCCGCTCAAAGGAGTTCATGAGCTCAGGGAGATCCTGGACAAGCAGCAGGCCGTCATCGATGAGGACGAGGACAGCGAACGATTTCTGGGCCTGGACGACGCCTTTCACCAGTCCTTGTTTCAATTGGCCGGGCGAGAGTTCCTGTGGAATTTGATCCAGCAGACGAGTGTCCATTACGCCAGATACCGCAGACTGCATATGTTGAGGAAGGAAAAGCTGGTGGACATCCATAAAGAGCATCAAACCATTCTCGAAATGATGATGCATAAGGAACTGGATAAACTTGACGAACTGATCGACCATCATCTGCGGGAAGATATTAATTCACGGTACTTGCAGGAGAATTTCTCGGAGTATATTAAGGCATAG
- a CDS encoding LacI family DNA-binding transcriptional regulator gives MKKLTIDDVARRAGVSKSTISQYLNQRYKYMSEATRQRIAEVIEELDYRPNGLARSLKQNRTHLVGIIVADIDYTLSIQCVRAIESELQNRGIQVLICNADENPEKEQLYIETLIARQVDGLIVFPTGHQSSAYSRLGELEMPFVFIDRLVDGVSTQSLLLDNEIAAKMGVEELVHNGHTRIGMMTLPLGEQGITPRKERLGGFRKAMEEAGLPLREEYLVSAPAQELGARLSELMALPEPPTSLIAGNDIVLAELLKASNRLGISIPERLSVIGIDDADFARIYNPVITTICQPAHEMGVQAAKVILSGIEDRDRPIPITYRFPPALRRGESVKKLEIR, from the coding sequence ATGAAAAAGCTGACTATCGACGATGTCGCCCGTAGGGCCGGCGTTTCCAAAAGCACAATATCCCAGTACTTGAACCAGCGGTATAAGTATATGAGCGAAGCGACGCGGCAGCGGATCGCCGAAGTCATTGAGGAGTTGGATTATCGGCCGAACGGCCTTGCCCGCAGTCTGAAGCAGAATCGCACTCATCTCGTTGGGATCATTGTGGCGGATATCGACTATACTTTGTCCATCCAGTGCGTCCGCGCCATCGAAAGCGAGCTGCAGAACCGGGGGATCCAGGTTTTGATCTGCAATGCTGACGAAAATCCGGAGAAGGAGCAGCTCTATATTGAAACACTGATTGCCAGACAGGTTGACGGTTTGATTGTGTTCCCTACGGGGCATCAATCTTCGGCCTACAGCCGTCTTGGCGAACTGGAGATGCCGTTCGTTTTCATTGACCGTCTGGTTGACGGCGTCAGCACCCAGAGCTTGCTGCTTGATAACGAAATTGCCGCCAAAATGGGAGTAGAAGAGTTGGTCCATAACGGGCATACCCGGATCGGTATGATGACGCTGCCGCTGGGGGAGCAAGGGATTACTCCGCGCAAGGAGCGGCTTGGCGGATTCCGCAAGGCCATGGAGGAGGCGGGCTTGCCGCTGCGGGAAGAATATCTTGTGAGTGCTCCGGCGCAGGAGCTCGGAGCCCGGCTCTCGGAACTCATGGCGCTTCCGGAGCCGCCGACATCGCTGATCGCCGGCAACGATATTGTGCTGGCCGAGCTGTTGAAAGCCTCCAACCGGCTGGGGATTTCCATTCCCGAGCGACTGTCGGTCATTGGCATAGACGATGCCGACTTTGCCCGCATCTACAACCCGGTCATCACCACGATTTGTCAGCCCGCCCATGAGATGGGCGTTCAAGCCGCCAAAGTCATTCTTTCCGGCATCGAGGATCGGGACAGACCGATACCTATTACGTACCGTTTTCCGCCCGCGCTTCGGCGTGGGGAGTCGGTGAAAAAATTGGAGATTCGGTAA
- a CDS encoding TetR family transcriptional regulator codes for MANFSDGKYQLILNAAMEVITEKGYDKTVISDIVKKAGVAQGTFYLYFSSKKALIPAIADHLLSITFGKIKEKAQDKESFWDVLEVVISETFDITDSYKEILVLCYSGLAIDHSMEKWEAIYSPYYDWLENILVKAMNNNEIVSDLHAKWTAKLLINLIENAAERFYIGLEQEEPLDVYKTRVFHFIKRSLWRN; via the coding sequence TTGGCAAACTTCTCTGATGGGAAATACCAGCTTATTTTAAACGCGGCCATGGAGGTCATAACGGAAAAAGGATATGATAAGACGGTTATTTCGGATATCGTAAAAAAAGCGGGCGTTGCCCAAGGAACGTTTTATTTATATTTCTCATCCAAAAAAGCGTTAATCCCCGCGATTGCGGATCATCTTCTTAGCATCACTTTTGGTAAAATCAAAGAAAAAGCACAGGATAAAGAAAGCTTTTGGGACGTTTTGGAGGTTGTAATAAGCGAAACCTTCGACATCACCGATTCATACAAAGAAATCCTTGTCCTTTGTTATTCCGGTCTTGCGATCGATCATTCCATGGAAAAATGGGAAGCCATCTATTCTCCTTATTATGATTGGCTTGAGAACATATTAGTGAAAGCCATGAACAATAATGAGATCGTCAGCGATCTTCATGCCAAATGGACGGCCAAACTTCTCATCAATCTGATTGAAAATGCTGCCGAACGATTTTATATCGGACTTGAACAAGAAGAACCCCTGGACGTTTATAAGACGCGGGTATTTCATTTCATCAAGAGATCATTATGGAGAAACTGA
- a CDS encoding bifunctional 2-keto-4-hydroxyglutarate aldolase/2-keto-3-deoxy-6-phosphogluconate aldolase, with translation MKKLKVLGNLQECGVVAVIRAENAEDACKMSAACIEGGLTNIEVTFTTPGAEEAIRRLVSEYGKQAVVGAGTVLDPVTARIAILAGAEFVVSPSFDKETAQLCNLYGIPYMPGVLTLGEIKEALKLGVDILKLFPGSAFGPDFVKAVKGPMPHVSIMPTGGVDLENMEQWLKAGCIAVGIGSNLTAPAKQGRYDQIAELAEAYVSKYRALSK, from the coding sequence ATGAAGAAGCTAAAAGTGTTGGGAAATTTGCAGGAATGCGGCGTAGTAGCGGTAATCCGGGCGGAAAATGCGGAAGATGCCTGTAAAATGTCGGCAGCCTGTATTGAAGGCGGCTTAACCAATATAGAAGTGACGTTCACGACGCCGGGCGCGGAAGAAGCCATCCGCCGGCTGGTATCCGAGTATGGAAAGCAGGCGGTCGTCGGCGCCGGTACCGTGCTTGATCCGGTTACGGCGCGAATTGCCATTCTAGCGGGGGCGGAATTTGTGGTTAGTCCGTCGTTCGACAAGGAAACGGCGCAGCTTTGCAACCTCTACGGAATTCCTTATATGCCGGGCGTTCTGACGCTGGGCGAAATCAAGGAGGCGTTGAAGCTGGGGGTTGACATCCTGAAATTGTTCCCGGGCAGCGCTTTCGGTCCCGATTTCGTCAAGGCCGTTAAGGGCCCGATGCCGCATGTCAGCATTATGCCAACCGGCGGCGTTGATCTGGAAAATATGGAACAGTGGCTTAAGGCCGGCTGTATCGCCGTCGGGATCGGCAGCAACCTTACGGCTCCGGCGAAGCAAGGCCGCTACGACCAAATCGCGGAATTGGCGGAAGCGTATGTATCCAAGTACCGGGCACTAAGTAAATAG
- the uxuA gene encoding mannonate dehydratase produces the protein MNMTWRWYGEGNDNITLDHIRQIPGVMGIVWSLHDKVAGEVWEMERIQEVADQITSKGFSTAVVESVNVHDDIKIGLPTRDKYIDIYIDTIRKLARVGVKVICYNFMPVFDWTRTELYKELPDGSNALFYEKAAITDNPREMVNRILKGAGEFTMPGWEPERLAKLDELFAAYADVTEEKLFENLKYFLERIIPVCEEVDIKMAIHPDDPAWPIFGLPRIIRSRDTIRRMLDAVDSPYNGLTFCTGSLGTNPENDLPAMIREFHDRIHFAHIRNVKVFDNGDFIEVSHRGRDGSVDVAEVVKAYHENGYTGYVRPDHGRHLWGEEKNCRPGYGLYDRALGVMYLLGVWDSLENAREAK, from the coding sequence ATGAATATGACATGGCGCTGGTATGGGGAAGGGAACGACAATATTACGCTTGACCATATTCGGCAAATTCCCGGAGTTATGGGCATCGTCTGGTCCTTGCATGACAAGGTGGCCGGGGAAGTATGGGAAATGGAACGGATTCAGGAAGTGGCGGATCAGATCACCAGCAAAGGCTTCAGCACCGCCGTCGTGGAGAGCGTCAACGTTCATGATGATATCAAAATCGGCTTGCCGACACGCGACAAATATATCGACATCTATATCGACACTATCCGCAAGTTGGCCAGGGTTGGCGTTAAGGTGATCTGCTATAATTTCATGCCGGTTTTTGACTGGACGCGCACGGAACTGTACAAGGAGCTTCCGGATGGCTCGAACGCGCTTTTTTATGAAAAGGCTGCCATTACGGATAATCCGCGGGAGATGGTGAACCGGATTCTGAAAGGGGCCGGAGAATTCACGATGCCGGGCTGGGAGCCGGAACGGCTGGCGAAGCTGGATGAGTTGTTCGCCGCCTATGCGGATGTAACGGAAGAGAAGCTGTTCGAGAACCTGAAATATTTTTTGGAGCGGATTATTCCGGTATGTGAAGAGGTGGATATCAAAATGGCGATTCACCCCGACGATCCGGCTTGGCCGATCTTTGGCCTGCCGCGCATTATCCGCAGCCGGGACACAATCCGCCGTATGCTGGACGCCGTGGACAGTCCGTACAACGGCCTGACTTTCTGTACGGGCTCGCTGGGCACGAATCCGGAAAACGATCTGCCGGCGATGATCCGCGAGTTCCATGACCGCATTCATTTTGCGCATATCCGTAATGTGAAAGTGTTTGATAACGGAGATTTCATCGAGGTGTCCCATCGCGGGCGCGATGGCAGCGTAGATGTCGCGGAAGTTGTAAAAGCTTATCACGAAAACGGATACACCGGTTATGTGCGTCCCGATCACGGGCGGCATCTGTGGGGAGAAGAGAAAAACTGCCGTCCGGGCTATGGCCTGTATGACCGGGCGCTGGGCGTGATGTATTTGCTGGGCGTTTGGGACAGCCTGGAAAACGCTAGGGAGGCCAAGTAA
- a CDS encoding DMT family transporter, which yields MNKGWIFVLLTSLFELLWVFGFNVADTWWHWVIIMVIILVDMQFLAKACESLPTGTVYAVFAAAGTVGTALMDILIFDGEFSIAKGLFMGILVIGVIALKLFDNKPETGSAKGVR from the coding sequence ATGAATAAAGGTTGGATTTTTGTCCTTTTAACTTCTCTATTCGAATTGCTTTGGGTCTTTGGATTCAATGTTGCCGATACTTGGTGGCACTGGGTTATCATCATGGTCATAATTCTCGTCGATATGCAGTTTCTTGCAAAAGCCTGCGAGTCATTGCCGACCGGCACCGTTTACGCCGTTTTTGCAGCCGCAGGTACAGTGGGCACGGCCCTAATGGACATCCTGATTTTTGATGGGGAATTCAGCATTGCAAAAGGTCTGTTTATGGGGATTCTGGTCATTGGGGTAATTGCCTTAAAACTATTCGACAATAAGCCGGAAACCGGATCGGCAAAAGGAGTTCGTTAA
- a CDS encoding PTS transporter subunit EIIC codes for MSYEALAKEIIKNVGGSGNISSLEHCATRLRFKLHDDGQAQTEDLKKLDGVVTVVKSGGQYQVVIGPHVADVYKEVVKARQQGGGDALSEGEGASAAQKPDKKAKVLDRFINVISGVFTPALGLLAASGIAKGLAAVLLATNVLSAQSGAYILLWAIGDTFFYFFPIILAYTSANKFGLSPILGIIIGASLVYPSLTALLSEGKPIYTLFEGTIFQAPVYFEVFGVPILLMKYAQSVIPSIIAVFFAAKIEKWLKRVLPKVIQMFMVPFATLIIIVPLTFLIIGPAATWLGAILGFLAKGAYDLNPTLAGLFIGGLWQVFVMFGLHWGLIPISLITIAQFGFDPLLALMLGTPFATLGAVLGVFLKTKNSKLKTLCVPCFATGIFGISEPAIYGITLPNKYPFIFTLAGASIGGGVMGFLGSKAYVVGGMGILALPNYINHGNFDMGFFGAVIGITIAFIVTCLLTLFFWNDSKSVNAVK; via the coding sequence ATGAGCTATGAAGCACTGGCTAAGGAAATCATTAAAAACGTAGGCGGGTCCGGCAACATTTCAAGTTTGGAACACTGCGCGACACGCTTAAGGTTTAAATTACATGACGACGGACAGGCACAGACAGAAGATTTAAAGAAATTAGATGGAGTAGTAACGGTTGTAAAAAGCGGAGGACAATATCAAGTTGTCATTGGGCCGCATGTAGCCGATGTATATAAGGAAGTGGTGAAGGCAAGACAACAAGGCGGCGGTGATGCTTTATCCGAAGGCGAAGGTGCGTCAGCCGCTCAAAAACCCGACAAGAAGGCAAAGGTACTTGATCGCTTTATCAATGTGATCTCGGGCGTATTCACACCGGCATTAGGTCTTTTAGCAGCTTCAGGCATCGCCAAAGGCTTGGCGGCGGTCTTATTGGCCACGAACGTATTGTCCGCGCAATCCGGGGCTTATATTTTATTATGGGCGATTGGGGATACCTTCTTTTATTTCTTCCCGATTATCTTGGCCTATACTTCCGCAAATAAGTTTGGATTGTCGCCCATTTTGGGCATCATCATCGGAGCTTCCCTGGTCTATCCAAGTTTGACCGCTTTACTGAGTGAAGGAAAACCGATCTATACCCTCTTTGAGGGAACGATTTTTCAGGCGCCTGTATACTTTGAGGTGTTCGGAGTACCGATTTTGTTAATGAAGTATGCGCAGTCGGTCATTCCTTCAATCATAGCCGTTTTCTTTGCCGCCAAAATCGAGAAATGGTTAAAAAGGGTGCTTCCCAAGGTGATTCAAATGTTTATGGTGCCTTTTGCCACTCTGATTATTATTGTTCCGCTCACTTTTTTAATTATTGGTCCTGCGGCGACCTGGTTAGGAGCTATATTGGGCTTTTTGGCCAAGGGAGCATATGATTTGAATCCAACGCTTGCGGGTTTGTTTATCGGCGGATTATGGCAGGTGTTTGTGATGTTCGGCCTGCATTGGGGATTGATACCTATTAGCTTAATTACGATAGCCCAATTTGGCTTCGATCCGCTTCTGGCTTTGATGCTGGGCACGCCATTCGCCACATTGGGTGCGGTGCTGGGCGTCTTTTTGAAAACCAAAAACTCCAAGCTGAAGACGCTGTGCGTTCCATGTTTTGCGACGGGGATTTTTGGCATATCGGAACCTGCCATTTATGGAATAACGTTACCCAATAAGTATCCTTTTATCTTTACCCTTGCAGGGGCTTCCATCGGTGGAGGGGTAATGGGATTCCTGGGCTCCAAAGCTTATGTGGTCGGCGGTATGGGGATTTTGGCGTTGCCTAATTACATTAACCACGGGAACTTCGACATGGGCTTTTTCGGGGCTGTCATCGGAATTACGATTGCCTTCATCGTCACTTGCTTGCTTACCCTTTTCTTTTGGAATGACAGTAAAAGCGTAAATGCCGTTAAATAA
- a CDS encoding mannitol dehydrogenase family protein, with translation MLRLSRESLKAGRSAWEAAGVELPKFELETVAANTRVNPRWVHFGAGNIFRGFVANAHQQLLDSGQADTGIIAAESFDFEMIDKVYKPYDNLTLLVLMNARGEFQKKVVGSIVEALAADKNRAADYSRLIEIFEQPSLQMASFTITEKGYSLTGPNGQYLGIVEQDIANGPAQPIHAMSIVTSLAYRRYLKGRYPMTFVSMDNCSHNGDKLKQAVLTMAKEWAKRGLVEGGFIDYLEDEHKITFPLSMIDKITPRPSETVQAALLEQGIGDMEVIVTSKHTYTAPFVNAEISEYLVIEDKFANGRPPLEEAGIIFTDRDTVNKVETMKVTTCLNPLHTALAVSGCLLGFTLIADEMRDDTLRKFVETIGYTEGLPVVVDPGILSPKGFLDEVLQERFANPFIPDTPQRIATDTSQKVGIRFGETIKSYMRREDLNPESLTAIPLAIAVWCRYLLGVDDEGKPFTLSPDPLLETLQRHLAGVKLGDKTAGVRAILEDGQIFGVPLYSIGLGEKIEGMFYEMLEAQGAVRRTLDKYLK, from the coding sequence ATGCTGCGTCTTAGCCGGGAAAGTCTAAAGGCTGGCCGATCCGCCTGGGAAGCGGCGGGCGTTGAGCTGCCGAAGTTCGAACTGGAGACGGTAGCGGCGAATACGCGGGTTAATCCGCGGTGGGTTCACTTTGGCGCAGGCAACATCTTCCGGGGATTCGTGGCGAATGCCCATCAACAGCTGCTGGACAGCGGCCAAGCGGATACCGGAATTATCGCCGCGGAATCGTTTGATTTTGAGATGATCGACAAGGTCTACAAGCCTTACGACAATCTGACGCTGCTGGTGCTGATGAACGCGCGCGGCGAGTTTCAGAAGAAAGTGGTCGGCAGCATTGTCGAAGCCCTTGCCGCGGACAAAAACCGGGCAGCGGATTACAGCCGCCTGATCGAAATCTTTGAGCAGCCGAGTCTGCAAATGGCCAGCTTCACCATTACGGAAAAAGGATATTCGCTCACCGGTCCGAACGGCCAATATCTAGGGATCGTGGAACAGGATATCGCGAACGGTCCAGCACAGCCGATTCATGCGATGAGCATCGTCACTTCGCTGGCGTACCGCCGTTATTTGAAAGGCCGGTATCCGATGACATTTGTCAGCATGGACAATTGCTCCCATAACGGAGACAAGTTAAAGCAAGCCGTCTTGACGATGGCCAAAGAGTGGGCGAAGAGAGGTTTGGTTGAAGGCGGATTCATCGACTATCTTGAAGATGAACACAAAATTACGTTCCCGCTGTCCATGATCGATAAAATCACGCCGCGTCCGTCGGAAACGGTGCAGGCGGCGCTCTTGGAGCAGGGGATCGGCGATATGGAGGTGATCGTCACCTCCAAGCACACGTATACCGCGCCTTTCGTCAATGCGGAGATCAGCGAATATCTGGTGATCGAGGACAAGTTTGCAAACGGCCGTCCGCCGCTTGAAGAGGCCGGGATTATATTCACGGACAGGGACACCGTCAACAAGGTGGAAACGATGAAGGTCACGACCTGTTTGAATCCGCTCCACACCGCACTCGCCGTTTCCGGCTGTCTTCTAGGATTTACATTGATTGCGGATGAGATGAGGGATGATACGCTGCGCAAGTTCGTAGAAACGATAGGCTACACCGAGGGGCTTCCGGTCGTGGTCGACCCCGGCATCCTGAGTCCCAAGGGGTTTCTGGACGAGGTGCTGCAGGAACGTTTCGCGAATCCGTTTATTCCCGACACCCCGCAGCGGATTGCGACCGATACTTCGCAGAAAGTAGGCATCCGTTTTGGTGAAACGATCAAATCCTACATGCGAAGGGAAGACCTTAACCCGGAAAGTTTAACGGCCATCCCGTTGGCGATTGCCGTCTGGTGCCGTTACTTGCTGGGCGTGGACGATGAAGGCAAGCCGTTCACTTTAAGTCCGGACCCGCTTTTGGAAACGCTGCAAAGACATTTGGCAGGGGTGAAACTAGGTGATAAAACTGCGGGAGTCCGCGCCATTCTTGAGGATGGGCAGATTTTTGGCGTTCCTTTGTACTCGATTGGGCTCGGCGAGAAAATTGAGGGCATGTTTTATGAGATGCTGGAAGCTCAGGGGGCCGTGCGGCGAACGCTGGATAAATATCTGAAATAA
- a CDS encoding sugar kinase, with the protein MSKALAAVTFGEPMVMFRADEVGELHEAAAFSKALAGAESNVAIGLCRLGHQTGYITKLGEDSLGRFILDAQNKEGIDTSKVKLTHEKPTGLLLKSRVLNGDPKVEYYRKGSAASTLGIADFDPDYFASAAHLHVTGISAALSPSMLEFSRHAMDYMKSQNRTISFDPNLRPVLWSDQETMIRTINELACRSDWFFPGIGEGRLLTGLEEPEEIADFYLKQGVSLVVIKMGPGGAFYKSLQGHGFVPGFKVERVVDTVGAGDGFAAGVISGLLEKLDVQSAVSRGNAIGALAVMSPGDSDGLPSRAELEAFMASAVTVS; encoded by the coding sequence ATGTCAAAAGCCTTGGCCGCCGTCACTTTCGGCGAACCGATGGTCATGTTCCGCGCCGATGAAGTCGGCGAACTTCACGAAGCCGCTGCTTTCTCCAAAGCACTGGCCGGAGCCGAAAGCAATGTAGCGATCGGTCTCTGCCGGCTCGGTCATCAAACCGGCTATATCACGAAGCTTGGGGAGGACAGCCTGGGACGATTTATTCTGGATGCCCAGAACAAAGAGGGCATCGATACCTCCAAGGTGAAGTTAACTCATGAGAAACCGACCGGCCTGCTTCTAAAGTCCAGGGTACTAAACGGGGATCCTAAGGTGGAGTATTACCGTAAAGGGTCCGCGGCCTCCACCCTTGGTATCGCCGACTTTGACCCGGATTACTTTGCTTCGGCCGCTCATCTGCACGTCACGGGTATTTCGGCTGCGCTTTCACCATCCATGCTGGAATTCTCGCGCCATGCTATGGACTACATGAAAAGTCAAAACCGGACAATCTCGTTTGATCCCAATCTGCGGCCGGTATTATGGAGCGACCAAGAGACGATGATTCGGACGATCAACGAGCTGGCCTGCCGCTCCGACTGGTTTTTTCCCGGCATCGGCGAAGGGCGCCTGTTAACCGGGTTGGAGGAGCCTGAGGAGATTGCCGATTTCTATCTCAAGCAGGGCGTCTCGCTGGTCGTCATCAAAATGGGGCCGGGCGGGGCTTTCTACAAGAGTTTACAGGGCCACGGCTTTGTGCCGGGCTTTAAAGTGGAACGGGTTGTCGATACAGTCGGCGCGGGCGACGGATTCGCCGCCGGCGTGATTAGCGGACTATTGGAGAAGCTGGATGTCCAGTCGGCTGTCTCCAGGGGGAATGCGATCGGCGCGCTGGCGGTTATGTCGCCGGGCGACTCGGACGGCCTGCCAAGCCGCGCTGAATTGGAGGCATTTATGGCATCAGCCGTAACTGTCAGTTAA
- a CDS encoding sulfatase-like hydrolase/transferase: MRALMIMFDTLTRSFLPNYGNDWVQAPNFERLREKTVTFANFYGGSMPCMPARRELHTGRYNFLHRGWGPLESFDNSVFERLQEAGVYCHLVTDHSHYFEDGGATYHNRYSTWEGFRGQEGDRWVPRSQAMSMDNQNPFNKTGISAVQHYANRTRQVNEEDMSSVQTIQAGLDFLAHHHDKDNWFLQIECFDPHEPFYVPEKYRQLYDCKEDKDIPFWPKYQKIDSDSNHEQIDGMRKEYAALLSMCDYHLGRVLDFLDDHNMWEDTLVIVNTDHGFLLGEHDWLGKNIAPMYEEIIHLPFFMHIPGEDYNDGKVYDGLCQTVDIAATLLDYFNISDDYHRDGRSLISMIKEEMGHHAEILFGVNGGHVGVYDGRYVYMRSSAKPDNGPLVNQTLAMTRMRGFFTDDSLSQVKLVPGNRFTNGMPVLQLPVENYINSYGIGNLLFDMKKDPKQENPLTDPEIEKAMIEKLVKKMKEIEAPLEEFERLGLIKK, from the coding sequence ATGAGAGCTCTTATGATTATGTTTGATACATTAACCCGCAGTTTTTTGCCTAACTATGGAAACGATTGGGTACAAGCGCCTAACTTTGAACGTTTAAGAGAGAAAACCGTGACTTTTGCCAACTTTTATGGCGGAAGCATGCCATGCATGCCGGCAAGAAGAGAGCTGCATACAGGGAGATATAACTTCCTTCATCGTGGCTGGGGGCCGCTGGAAAGCTTTGATAACTCGGTTTTTGAGAGGCTGCAGGAAGCGGGGGTTTACTGTCATCTGGTCACGGATCATTCTCATTATTTCGAGGATGGCGGAGCTACGTACCATAACCGTTATTCGACTTGGGAGGGGTTTAGAGGGCAGGAAGGCGACCGTTGGGTTCCGCGCAGTCAAGCAATGTCCATGGATAATCAAAACCCTTTCAATAAAACAGGAATTTCGGCAGTACAGCATTACGCCAACAGAACCAGACAAGTAAACGAAGAGGACATGTCCAGCGTTCAAACGATTCAGGCCGGCTTGGATTTTCTTGCCCACCATCATGATAAGGATAACTGGTTTTTGCAAATTGAATGCTTCGATCCCCATGAGCCTTTTTATGTTCCGGAGAAGTATCGGCAGCTATATGATTGCAAGGAAGATAAAGACATCCCCTTTTGGCCAAAGTATCAAAAAATCGATTCGGACAGTAATCATGAACAAATCGACGGGATGAGAAAAGAATATGCTGCATTGCTGAGCATGTGTGATTATCATTTGGGCCGGGTGCTGGACTTTTTGGATGATCACAACATGTGGGAAGATACCTTGGTTATCGTCAATACGGATCACGGCTTCCTGCTGGGAGAACATGACTGGCTGGGCAAAAATATTGCACCCATGTATGAAGAAATTATCCATCTTCCGTTCTTTATGCATATCCCCGGAGAAGATTATAATGACGGGAAAGTTTACGATGGATTGTGTCAAACCGTAGACATTGCGGCAACCCTGTTGGATTATTTCAATATTTCCGATGATTACCATCGTGACGGCAGGTCTTTAATCTCCATGATCAAAGAGGAAATGGGTCATCATGCTGAAATTCTTTTTGGGGTCAATGGCGGACATGTTGGCGTGTATGACGGCAGGTACGTGTATATGCGCAGCTCGGCCAAACCGGATAACGGACCTTTGGTTAATCAGACGCTGGCGATGACAAGAATGAGGGGCTTCTTTACCGATGATTCCTTATCGCAAGTGAAACTGGTCCCGGGAAATCGCTTTACCAACGGCATGCCCGTATTGCAGCTGCCTGTTGAAAACTATATTAATTCTTACGGAATCGGAAATTTGCTGTTTGATATGAAAAAGGATCCAAAGCAAGAAAATCCGTTGACTGATCCAGAAATTGAAAAAGCCATGATTGAAAAGCTGGTTAAAAAAATGAAGGAGATCGAGGCGCCGCTGGAAGAATTCGAACGGCTTGGCCTAATCAAGAAATAG
- a CDS encoding NAD(P)H-dependent oxidoreductase: MLTFGWAFGPGGDHLRGKEFVVATTTGGEEKGYRAGGHNWFTLSEYLRPIQ; this comes from the coding sequence GTGCTGACCTTCGGATGGGCATTCGGGCCCGGCGGCGACCATTTGAGGGGCAAAGAGTTTGTCGTGGCGACAACGACAGGCGGGGAGGAGAAGGGATACCGCGCTGGCGGACACAATTGGTTTACGCTCAGCGAATATTTGCGACCGATCCAATGA
- a CDS encoding DMT family transporter, whose amino-acid sequence MGWLFVLIAALFELTGVIGLKKFSQKKSMLNLLMFFGGFGGSFAFLYASFNYLQVSIAYAVWIGIGTSAAVLVNMIFFGESKSIGRMISLLIIVVGVVGLKAVS is encoded by the coding sequence ATGGGTTGGCTATTCGTATTGATTGCTGCTCTATTTGAGCTGACTGGAGTCATTGGTTTAAAAAAATTCAGCCAAAAGAAATCCATGTTGAATTTGCTGATGTTTTTTGGCGGATTTGGAGGTTCTTTTGCCTTTCTTTACGCTTCTTTTAATTATCTGCAAGTCAGCATCGCCTATGCGGTCTGGATTGGAATAGGAACCTCCGCTGCCGTTCTGGTAAACATGATCTTTTTTGGTGAATCCAAAAGCATCGGGCGCATGATAAGTCTCTTGATCATTGTCGTTGGTGTTGTTGGTCTCAAAGCAGTTTCATAA